A single region of the Massilia sp. erpn genome encodes:
- a CDS encoding VTT domain-containing protein: MANLISLLHQYGILIVFGVVLIEQMGLPIPAFPILIVSGALAMEGGTPLPVVLAVSMLACLLSDLFWFRAGRRYGKRILKLLCRISLSPDYCVSQTEDNFKRWGPKAMVVAKFIPGFNTIAPPMAGAMGTGVPTFLIFALLGGLVWSSVGIGIGVYFHSSVDQVLDILATMGSTALMVLGTLLALFVLFKYIERKRFEKATQTERITIEELKELLSTGQEHVLVDARSLTAQSLEPAVPGALLANGDPVAALAALPKDRIIIVYCSCPNDVTAAHVAKQLHTHGYKRARPLHGGLDAWNTAFRPAEPSLTPAPGH, from the coding sequence ATGGCGAACTTAATTTCTCTGCTTCACCAGTACGGCATCCTGATCGTGTTTGGCGTGGTCCTGATCGAACAAATGGGCTTGCCGATTCCTGCTTTCCCGATACTGATCGTCTCCGGCGCACTGGCCATGGAAGGCGGCACGCCGCTGCCGGTGGTGCTGGCGGTATCCATGCTGGCCTGCCTGCTGTCCGACCTGTTCTGGTTCCGCGCCGGCCGCCGCTATGGCAAGCGCATCCTCAAGCTGCTGTGCCGCATCTCGCTCTCGCCCGACTACTGCGTCAGCCAGACCGAAGACAATTTCAAGCGCTGGGGACCGAAAGCCATGGTGGTCGCCAAATTCATCCCCGGCTTCAACACTATCGCCCCGCCGATGGCCGGTGCGATGGGGACGGGCGTGCCGACCTTCCTCATCTTTGCCCTGCTGGGCGGTCTGGTCTGGAGTTCGGTCGGCATCGGCATTGGCGTCTACTTCCATTCCAGCGTCGACCAGGTGCTCGACATCCTCGCCACCATGGGCAGCACCGCCCTGATGGTGCTCGGCACCTTGCTGGCCCTGTTCGTGCTGTTCAAATACATCGAACGCAAGCGCTTCGAAAAAGCCACGCAAACCGAGCGCATCACCATTGAAGAACTCAAGGAACTGCTGAGTACCGGCCAGGAGCACGTGCTGGTCGACGCCCGCAGCCTGACCGCCCAATCGCTGGAGCCGGCCGTCCCCGGTGCCCTGCTGGCCAATGGCGACCCGGTTGCCGCCCTGGCCGCCCTGCCCAAAGACCGCATCATCATCGTCTACTGCAGCTGCCCCAACGACGTCACCGCCGCCCACGTCGCCAAGCAGTTGCACACCCACGGCTATAAGCGTGCCCGTCCCCTGCATGGTGGCCTCGACGCCTGGAACACCGCCTTCCGCCCCGCCGAACCCAGCCTCACCCCCGC
- a CDS encoding ABC transporter ATP-binding protein translates to MPSSEPLLQVRDLRIAFRLGRRERFEALKGVSFDVPRNATVALVGESGSGKSVSSLAVMGLLPEQSTLTDPASSIRFGGRELLSLSKAERRALCGKDIAMIFQEPMSSLNPVLTVGYQIGEVLRLHLGLDARQARARTLALLEEVGIPDPAARIDAYPGQMSGGQQQRVMIAMAIACEPQLLIADEPTTALDVTIQQQIVQLLLRLQKQRQMSMLFITHDLGLVAEIADQVIVMRHGAIREAGPAARVFGAPEDAYTRALLHCRPTLDARPWRLPVIADYLEGRVAAQQPQRQRGYAAGDENVLVVKNLSKSFWQREGWFGKREFKAVRDVSFTLPRGKTLGVVGESGSGKTTMGLTLLRLHEASGGSAFFDGQDLLALSARDYHAYKRRIQIVFQNPYASLNPRFTVGQILLEPMRLHGIGANDGERAVMAQQLLDKVGLPAAYQRYPHEFSGGQRQRIAIARCLTMRPEVLVCDESVSALDVSVQAQVLNLLQDLQDEFGLSYIFISHDLAVVKYIADQVMVMRQGEVVELANADELYRNPQHPYTRSLLAAIPRGAGRTSSLEA, encoded by the coding sequence ATGCCTTCTTCCGAACCGCTGCTCCAGGTGCGCGATCTGCGCATCGCCTTCCGCCTTGGCCGCCGCGAGCGCTTCGAGGCGCTCAAAGGCGTTTCCTTCGACGTGCCGCGCAATGCCACCGTGGCCCTGGTGGGCGAATCGGGCAGCGGCAAGTCGGTCAGTTCGCTGGCCGTGATGGGTCTGCTGCCCGAGCAGAGCACGCTGACCGACCCGGCCAGCAGCATCCGCTTTGGCGGCCGCGAGCTGCTGAGCCTGTCGAAAGCCGAGCGGCGCGCCTTGTGCGGCAAGGACATCGCCATGATCTTCCAGGAGCCGATGTCCTCGCTCAACCCGGTGCTGACGGTGGGCTACCAGATCGGCGAAGTGCTGCGCCTGCATCTGGGCCTGGATGCGCGCCAGGCGCGCGCGCGCACCTTGGCGCTGCTGGAGGAGGTCGGCATTCCCGATCCGGCCGCGCGCATCGACGCCTATCCGGGCCAGATGTCGGGCGGCCAGCAGCAGCGCGTGATGATCGCCATGGCCATTGCCTGTGAGCCGCAGCTGCTGATCGCCGACGAACCGACCACGGCGCTTGACGTGACCATCCAGCAGCAGATCGTGCAGCTGCTGCTGCGCCTGCAAAAGCAGCGCCAGATGTCCATGCTGTTCATCACCCACGACCTGGGCCTGGTGGCCGAGATCGCCGACCAAGTGATTGTCATGCGCCATGGCGCGATCCGCGAAGCGGGTCCGGCGGCGCGCGTCTTCGGCGCCCCCGAGGATGCCTATACGCGTGCCCTGCTGCATTGCCGTCCCACGCTCGATGCGCGGCCGTGGCGGCTGCCCGTGATCGCCGATTATCTGGAGGGCAGGGTGGCGGCGCAGCAGCCGCAGCGTCAGCGCGGCTATGCCGCGGGCGATGAGAATGTGCTGGTGGTGAAAAATCTGAGCAAGAGTTTCTGGCAGCGTGAAGGCTGGTTCGGCAAGCGCGAATTCAAGGCGGTGCGCGATGTCTCCTTCACCCTGCCGCGTGGCAAGACGCTGGGCGTGGTGGGGGAATCGGGTTCGGGCAAGACCACCATGGGCCTGACCCTGCTGCGCCTGCATGAAGCCAGCGGCGGCAGTGCCTTCTTCGACGGCCAGGATCTGCTGGCGCTGTCGGCGCGCGACTACCATGCGTACAAGCGGCGCATCCAGATCGTGTTCCAGAATCCCTACGCCTCGCTGAATCCGCGCTTCACGGTCGGCCAGATCCTGCTCGAACCCATGCGCCTGCACGGTATTGGCGCCAACGACGGCGAACGTGCCGTGATGGCGCAGCAATTGCTCGATAAAGTCGGTTTGCCGGCCGCCTACCAGCGCTACCCGCACGAGTTCTCCGGCGGCCAGCGCCAGCGCATCGCCATCGCGCGCTGCCTGACCATGCGGCCCGAAGTGCTGGTCTGCGACGAATCGGTCTCGGCGCTCGACGTCTCGGTGCAGGCCCAGGTGCTGAACCTGCTGCAGGATCTGCAGGATGAATTCGGCCTGTCCTACATCTTCATTTCGCACGATCTGGCGGTGGTCAAATACATCGCCGACCAGGTGATGGTGATGCGCCAGGGCGAAGTGGTGGAGCTGGCCAATGCCGACGAGCTGTACCGCAATCCCCAGCACCCCTACACGCGCAGCCTGCTGGCCGCGATTCCACGTGGAGCAGGGCGGACTAGCTCCTTGGAAGCCTGA
- a CDS encoding ABC transporter permease — protein MQNFPASSGLWTLAWRRLRADRIAMAALAVVAAFLALLALSAGGLVAADWEREVGVNYAPPSFAAPAPSVPAPSAAVPGSAVAVAPAPALSQNEFDPLAADIAVLRAGLGNSEQQALERRLSLPFGADKWGHDILLKTIKGGETSVIVGLAAALLAVGLGTLFGALSGYYGGLVDDAFNWFYSVFTAIPAILMILAVAAVLQQKGVLTIVLILGLTGWTGPYRLMRAEYLKHKAREYVLAADAIGASAWRKMFVHIFPNVSHVALVQLSILVVGFIKAEVILSFLGFGVPVGVVSWGSMLNEAQNELILGKWWQMTAAASAMALLVTAFSLFADGLRDALDPKIK, from the coding sequence ATGCAGAATTTCCCCGCCTCGTCCGGCCTGTGGACGCTGGCCTGGCGCCGCCTGCGCGCCGACCGCATCGCCATGGCGGCGCTGGCCGTGGTGGCCGCCTTTCTCGCGCTGCTGGCGCTGTCGGCCGGCGGCCTGGTGGCGGCCGACTGGGAGCGCGAGGTGGGTGTCAATTACGCACCACCCAGCTTTGCCGCGCCGGCGCCGTCAGTCCCGGCGCCCAGCGCTGCCGTGCCCGGCAGCGCGGTGGCCGTTGCCCCGGCCCCGGCTCTTAGCCAGAACGAATTCGATCCGCTGGCGGCCGATATCGCCGTCCTGCGCGCCGGGCTCGGCAACAGCGAACAGCAAGCCCTGGAGCGGCGCCTCAGCCTGCCGTTCGGCGCCGATAAGTGGGGCCACGATATTCTGCTGAAAACCATCAAAGGCGGCGAAACCTCCGTCATCGTTGGTTTGGCGGCCGCGCTGCTGGCGGTTGGCCTGGGCACGCTGTTCGGTGCGCTGTCCGGCTATTACGGCGGCCTGGTGGACGATGCCTTCAACTGGTTTTACAGCGTGTTCACCGCCATTCCCGCCATCCTCATGATTTTGGCCGTGGCCGCCGTGCTGCAGCAGAAGGGCGTGCTGACCATCGTGCTGATCCTCGGCCTGACCGGCTGGACCGGGCCCTACCGCCTGATGCGCGCCGAATACCTGAAGCACAAGGCGCGCGAATACGTGCTGGCGGCCGACGCCATCGGCGCCTCGGCCTGGCGCAAGATGTTCGTGCATATCTTCCCCAACGTCAGCCATGTGGCCCTGGTCCAGCTCTCGATCCTGGTGGTGGGCTTCATCAAGGCCGAGGTCATCCTGAGCTTCCTCGGTTTTGGCGTGCCGGTCGGCGTGGTGTCGTGGGGATCGATGCTGAACGAAGCGCAAAATGAGCTGATCCTGGGGAAATGGTGGCAGATGACGGCCGCCGCCAGCGCCATGGCGCTGCTCGTCACCGCCTTCTCCCTGTTCGCCGATGGCCTGCGCGACGCGCTCGACCCGAAAATCAAATGA
- a CDS encoding ABC transporter permease — translation MSAYLLRRLWQMLPTMLGVVLLVFLLFNWVGGDPAYILAGKMSSADSIANIRRQLGVDQPYYVQLGIFLKQVLTFDFGQSWATGESVSHILGSRLGPSLTVLLPLTVLETVLGIALALALAFVRGSLSDRAVMVVCTVGMSVSILVYIIGLQYGLAYKLGLFPVQGWGDSLGENLLRYAVLPILIGLAVSLAPTLRLYRSFMLDEVGQDYVRTARAKGLSEMRVMWVHVLRNAAIPVITHVMASLPALLIGAFLLERFFGIPGIGREVILAVERSDFPVIKAITVYVAAATMLFNLLADLLYQAVDPRVQLT, via the coding sequence TTGAGCGCCTATCTCCTGCGCCGCCTGTGGCAGATGCTGCCCACCATGCTGGGCGTGGTGCTGCTGGTATTCCTGCTGTTTAACTGGGTGGGCGGCGACCCGGCCTATATCCTGGCCGGCAAGATGTCCAGCGCCGACAGCATTGCCAATATCCGCCGCCAGCTGGGCGTGGACCAGCCGTATTATGTTCAGCTTGGCATCTTCCTGAAGCAGGTGCTGACTTTCGATTTCGGCCAGAGCTGGGCCACGGGCGAGAGCGTGTCCCACATCCTGGGCAGCCGGCTCGGCCCTTCGCTGACCGTGCTCCTGCCGCTGACCGTGCTGGAGACCGTGCTCGGCATTGCGCTGGCGCTGGCCCTGGCCTTCGTGCGCGGCTCGCTGAGCGACCGCGCCGTGATGGTGGTGTGCACGGTCGGCATGTCGGTCTCGATTCTGGTGTACATCATCGGCTTGCAATATGGACTGGCTTATAAGCTGGGCTTATTCCCGGTGCAGGGCTGGGGCGACAGCCTGGGCGAGAACCTGCTGCGCTATGCGGTCCTGCCCATCCTGATCGGCCTGGCCGTGTCGCTGGCGCCGACCCTGCGCCTGTACCGCAGCTTCATGCTCGATGAAGTGGGCCAGGATTATGTGCGCACGGCGCGCGCCAAGGGCTTGAGCGAGATGCGCGTGATGTGGGTGCATGTGCTGCGCAATGCCGCCATTCCCGTCATCACCCATGTGATGGCCAGCCTGCCGGCCCTGCTGATCGGCGCCTTCCTGCTGGAGCGCTTCTTCGGCATTCCCGGCATCGGGCGCGAAGTGATCCTGGCGGTCGAGCGCAGCGACTTCCCGGTGATCAAGGCCATCACCGTCTACGTGGCGGCCGCGACCATGCTGTTCAACCTGCTGGCCGACCTGCTGTACCAGGCGGTCGATCCGCGCGTGCAATTGACATAA
- a CDS encoding TonB-dependent receptor has product MMMEKVLSRSVRMICSGGMAVIGMSMLSQTAFAQDANIQRVEITGSSIKRATAETASPVQVIGRDELLKSGKATVAEYLQTLPVDGAGSLPTGFGSGFAAGSTAISLRGLGATSTLVLLNGRRMAPFARADDGQKSFTDLSTVPMQIVERIEVLKDGASSLYGADAIAGVVNIILRKDFTGLQVRGETGASRYSDAKQNKASLTYGQGTLDEDKYNWVINAEFNQSDELKASQRRDREWIGKGDLRPWGYANNTQYAGGWLTNGVGSPAPTGLLLNPATGQYVSLPGCDKFSTSRQDQANACLWHHDQFRAMQPKIDSINLYTRGTWQINADTQAYTEIGYSKRNTDFTMTPGGSSSTVVFPGQNGGPNQLINYGNAITMAANHPQNPYGVPVRVRYSAWDVGASTRSAENKFTRFVVGLKGTYAGWDYETGFTHSESKLGLEWSNMLNMRVLQAALGDPKSQFFPYYLGADAGKNSPALYNALRRTSTSDSSTKLSVIDFKASRELFALPGGNLGLAIGGEHRQEKLNNPSMSGTEDGSINGSYTAAFGDSKVSAIYAEVLAPVLKTVELTAALRYDHYDKFNSTTPKLGAKWTPLKTFALRGTFTKGFRAPSAAESNPLSQAVGSASVMDPVRCKGGVPMAGASSADCSLNVNAIKIGNPNLQPEKSKGYTLGIVWDPLPDTSLALDAWKIKRDNEINPVSYAEAAARPDVVRNDNNLKDAAGNVIPNTGTLLVLQGAYRNSSYTEVSGVDLDVKQRLRLGAWGKATIGLNWSHTASWLRVESESLKYQFAGTHGNCDTSNCAGTPKNKINLTGSWDIANWNFTATANYRDSMKNIRYEGATACASKLANGSDAPAGCKLASFTTVDLSARWNFSKQLQLTASVANLFDKVAPLDPLTYGGMSFNPMDNSGAVGRYFKVGANYTF; this is encoded by the coding sequence ATGATGATGGAGAAGGTTTTATCCCGTTCCGTACGCATGATCTGTTCCGGCGGCATGGCCGTGATCGGCATGAGCATGCTGAGCCAGACCGCCTTCGCGCAAGACGCGAACATTCAGCGTGTTGAAATCACTGGTTCGAGCATCAAGCGCGCGACGGCGGAAACCGCATCGCCCGTCCAAGTGATCGGCCGCGACGAGCTGCTGAAATCGGGCAAGGCCACCGTGGCCGAGTACCTGCAAACCCTGCCGGTCGATGGCGCCGGCTCGCTGCCGACTGGTTTCGGCTCCGGCTTCGCCGCCGGTTCCACCGCGATCTCCCTGCGCGGTCTGGGCGCCACCTCGACCCTGGTGCTGCTGAACGGCCGCCGCATGGCGCCGTTCGCCCGTGCCGACGACGGCCAGAAGAGCTTCACCGACCTGTCCACCGTGCCGATGCAGATCGTCGAGCGCATCGAGGTGCTGAAGGATGGCGCGTCCTCGCTGTACGGCGCCGACGCGATTGCCGGCGTGGTCAACATCATCCTGCGCAAGGACTTCACCGGCCTGCAAGTGCGCGGCGAAACCGGCGCTTCGCGCTACAGCGACGCCAAGCAGAACAAGGCTTCCCTCACCTACGGCCAGGGCACCCTGGACGAAGACAAGTACAACTGGGTGATCAACGCCGAATTCAACCAGTCCGACGAACTGAAAGCATCGCAACGCCGCGACCGCGAGTGGATCGGCAAGGGCGACCTGCGTCCTTGGGGCTATGCCAACAACACCCAGTACGCGGGCGGCTGGCTGACCAACGGCGTCGGCAGCCCAGCGCCAACCGGCCTGCTGCTGAACCCAGCCACCGGCCAGTACGTTTCCCTGCCAGGCTGCGACAAGTTCTCGACCTCGCGCCAAGACCAGGCCAACGCCTGCCTGTGGCACCACGACCAGTTCCGCGCGATGCAGCCGAAGATCGATTCGATCAATCTGTACACCCGCGGCACCTGGCAGATCAATGCCGACACCCAGGCTTACACCGAGATCGGCTACTCGAAGCGCAACACCGACTTCACCATGACCCCGGGCGGCTCCTCGAGCACCGTGGTGTTCCCTGGCCAGAACGGCGGTCCTAACCAGCTGATCAACTACGGCAACGCCATCACCATGGCCGCCAACCACCCGCAGAATCCGTATGGCGTGCCAGTGCGCGTGCGCTACTCGGCCTGGGACGTGGGCGCAAGCACGCGCAGCGCCGAAAACAAGTTCACCCGCTTCGTGGTGGGCCTGAAAGGCACGTACGCCGGCTGGGATTATGAAACCGGCTTCACCCACTCCGAGTCCAAGCTGGGCCTGGAATGGAGCAATATGCTGAATATGCGCGTGCTGCAGGCCGCGCTGGGCGATCCGAAGAGCCAGTTCTTCCCTTACTACCTGGGCGCTGACGCCGGCAAGAATTCGCCAGCCCTGTACAACGCCCTGCGTCGTACTTCGACCTCCGATTCGAGCACCAAGCTGAGCGTGATCGACTTCAAGGCCAGCCGTGAACTGTTCGCCCTGCCAGGCGGCAATCTGGGCCTGGCCATCGGCGGCGAACACCGTCAAGAGAAGCTGAACAACCCGAGCATGAGCGGCACCGAAGACGGTTCCATCAACGGCAGCTACACCGCCGCTTTCGGCGACAGCAAAGTCTCGGCGATCTATGCCGAGGTGCTGGCGCCGGTGCTGAAAACCGTGGAACTGACCGCTGCCCTGCGTTACGACCACTACGACAAGTTCAACTCGACCACCCCGAAACTGGGCGCGAAATGGACCCCGCTGAAGACCTTCGCCCTGCGCGGCACCTTCACCAAGGGCTTCCGCGCGCCGAGCGCGGCGGAAAGCAATCCGCTCAGCCAGGCCGTCGGTTCGGCCTCCGTCATGGATCCGGTGCGCTGCAAGGGCGGTGTGCCGATGGCCGGCGCCAGCTCGGCGGACTGCTCGCTGAACGTCAACGCGATCAAGATCGGCAACCCGAACCTGCAGCCTGAGAAGTCCAAAGGCTACACCCTGGGCATCGTCTGGGATCCGCTGCCGGACACCAGCCTGGCCCTGGACGCCTGGAAGATCAAGCGTGACAACGAGATCAATCCAGTGTCCTACGCCGAAGCGGCTGCCCGTCCGGACGTGGTGCGTAACGATAACAACCTGAAAGATGCCGCCGGCAATGTGATCCCGAACACGGGCACCCTGCTGGTGCTGCAAGGCGCTTACCGCAATTCGAGCTACACCGAAGTGAGCGGCGTCGATCTGGATGTGAAACAGCGTCTGCGCCTGGGCGCCTGGGGCAAGGCCACCATCGGCCTGAACTGGAGCCACACCGCCTCCTGGCTGCGCGTCGAGTCCGAGTCGCTGAAGTACCAGTTCGCTGGCACCCACGGCAACTGCGATACCTCGAACTGCGCCGGCACGCCTAAGAACAAGATCAATCTGACTGGTTCCTGGGATATCGCCAACTGGAACTTCACCGCGACCGCCAACTACCGCGATAGCATGAAGAACATCCGTTACGAAGGCGCCACCGCCTGCGCCAGCAAGCTGGCCAATGGCAGCGACGCGCCAGCCGGCTGCAAACTGGCATCCTTCACTACCGTCGACCTGTCGGCCCGTTGGAACTTCAGCAAGCAGCTGCAGCTGACCGCGTCCGTCGCCAACCTGTTCGACAAAGTGGCACCGCTCGATCCGCTGACCTATGGCGGCATGAGCTTCAACCCGATGGACAACTCGGGCGCCGTGGGCCGCTACTTCAAAGTGGGCGCAAACTACACCTTCTAA
- a CDS encoding TonB-dependent receptor, producing MMMETVLSRSLRLVFSGGAAALGLGLLAQPVLAQDAIQRVEITGSAIKRATAETASPVQLISRDELLRSGKATVSEYLQTLTVDGAGSLPTGFGNGFAAGSTAISLRGLGATSTLVLLNGRRMAPFARADDGQKSFTDLSTVPMQIVERIEILKDGASSTYGADAIAGVVNIILRKDFEGLEVRGDTGSSRYSDGKQNKASLTYGRGNLETDKFNWVVNAEYFQSDRLHNSDRKDRAHIGKGDLRPYGYPTNTQFASGQVRGNNDALGSPAGLIRNPTTLDYVPLTSCDGLSRSSQAGVTGCIWHQDQFRDMQPEIEAVNLYTRGTWQVNDSTQVYAELGYSKRNTAFTLVPPSITPVVAFPANAQYPAGLINYGSGSTAILMAANHPQNIYGVPVRVRYAAFDVGPSERQANNRFSRFVIGAKGQAMGWDYDVGYTHSQSKLELNYTNMLNMAVVRAGLSDPTSKYFPYYLGAQAGKNPASLYAAMATIATSDSSTKLDILDFKASRELMPLPGGNLGLAIGAEHRREKLDNPSLSGTIDGSINSSYVAAFGDSKVSAIYAELLAPVLKTVELSGAIRYDKYEKFNSTTPKFGAKWTPLKNFALRGTFSKGFRAPGPAESDPRSQSTGTATTSDPIRCPNNTPAPGGGTSNDCEASVAAVKVGDPNLAPEKSKGYTLGIVWDPIDNLSLSLDAWKIKRTNEINPLPYNEAATLPTAVRNDNNLVVNGVVIPNSGTLLLSKAPYRNSSFTEVKGVDLDIKQRLRLGDWGRATVGLTWSHVSSWLRAESATTQYQYVGTHGNCDTSNCAGTPKNKGTLNGSWDIAAWNLSATVNYRDSMKNIYFQGGPCASRLANGNGAPGDCRIPSFTTLDMSARWKFGNQLTLFASVNNVTDKIAPLDPLTYGGMSYNPMDASGAIGRYFKVGAHYKFF from the coding sequence ATGATGATGGAAACAGTTCTATCCCGTTCCCTGCGCCTGGTGTTTTCGGGCGGGGCCGCGGCCCTGGGTCTTGGGCTGCTGGCCCAGCCCGTACTGGCGCAGGACGCGATCCAGCGCGTGGAAATTACCGGCTCGGCAATCAAGCGTGCCACCGCCGAAACCGCTTCGCCGGTGCAACTGATCAGCCGCGATGAATTGCTGCGTTCGGGCAAAGCCACCGTATCCGAATATCTGCAAACCCTGACCGTCGACGGCGCCGGCTCGCTGCCGACCGGCTTCGGCAACGGCTTTGCGGCCGGTTCCACCGCCATCTCGCTGCGCGGCCTGGGGGCCACCTCCACCCTGGTGCTGCTCAACGGCCGACGCATGGCGCCCTTCGCGCGCGCCGACGACGGCCAGAAAAGCTTCACCGACCTGTCCACCGTGCCGATGCAGATCGTTGAGCGCATCGAGATCCTCAAAGATGGCGCATCCTCGACCTATGGCGCCGACGCCATCGCCGGCGTGGTCAACATCATCCTGCGCAAGGACTTCGAAGGTCTGGAAGTGCGCGGCGACACCGGCAGCTCGCGCTACAGCGACGGCAAGCAGAACAAGGCGTCCCTGACCTATGGCCGCGGCAACCTGGAAACCGACAAATTCAACTGGGTCGTCAACGCCGAATACTTCCAGTCCGACCGCCTGCACAATAGCGACCGCAAGGACCGCGCCCATATCGGCAAGGGCGACCTGCGGCCGTATGGTTATCCGACCAATACCCAGTTCGCCTCGGGCCAGGTGCGTGGCAATAACGACGCGCTCGGCTCGCCCGCCGGCCTGATCCGTAATCCGACCACGCTCGACTATGTGCCGCTGACCAGCTGCGACGGCCTGTCACGCTCGTCGCAGGCCGGCGTCACCGGCTGTATCTGGCACCAGGACCAGTTCCGCGACATGCAGCCGGAAATCGAGGCGGTCAATCTGTACACGCGCGGCACCTGGCAAGTCAATGACAGCACCCAGGTGTATGCCGAACTGGGCTACTCCAAGCGCAATACCGCCTTCACCCTGGTGCCGCCCTCGATCACGCCGGTGGTGGCCTTCCCGGCCAATGCCCAGTATCCGGCCGGCCTCATCAATTACGGCTCCGGCAGCACGGCCATCCTGATGGCCGCCAACCACCCGCAAAACATCTACGGCGTGCCGGTGCGCGTGCGCTACGCCGCCTTCGACGTCGGCCCCAGCGAACGCCAGGCGAATAACCGCTTCAGCCGTTTCGTCATCGGCGCCAAGGGCCAGGCCATGGGCTGGGACTATGATGTGGGCTATACCCACAGCCAGTCCAAGCTGGAGCTGAACTACACCAATATGCTGAACATGGCCGTGGTGCGCGCCGGCCTGAGCGACCCGACCAGCAAATACTTCCCCTACTATCTGGGAGCCCAGGCCGGCAAGAACCCAGCCTCGCTGTACGCGGCCATGGCCACCATCGCCACCTCCGATTCCAGCACCAAGCTCGACATCCTCGACTTCAAGGCGTCGCGCGAACTCATGCCGCTGCCAGGCGGCAACCTGGGACTGGCCATCGGCGCCGAGCACCGCCGCGAGAAGCTGGACAATCCTTCCCTGAGCGGCACCATCGACGGCTCGATCAACTCGAGCTATGTGGCCGCCTTCGGCGACAGCAAGGTTTCGGCCATCTACGCCGAGCTGCTGGCGCCGGTGCTCAAGACGGTGGAACTGTCGGGCGCCATCCGCTACGACAAATACGAGAAGTTCAATTCCACCACGCCCAAATTCGGCGCCAAGTGGACCCCGCTCAAGAACTTCGCCCTGCGCGGCACCTTCTCCAAGGGCTTCCGCGCGCCAGGACCGGCTGAATCGGATCCGCGCTCGCAATCGACGGGTACCGCCACCACCAGCGATCCGATACGCTGCCCGAACAATACGCCAGCCCCGGGCGGCGGCACCTCGAACGACTGCGAAGCCAGCGTTGCCGCGGTCAAGGTCGGCGATCCCAACCTGGCCCCGGAGAAATCCAAGGGCTATACCCTGGGCATCGTGTGGGACCCGATCGACAACCTGAGCCTGTCGCTGGACGCCTGGAAAATCAAGCGCACCAACGAGATCAATCCGCTGCCGTATAACGAAGCGGCCACCCTGCCGACGGCGGTGCGCAACGATAACAACCTGGTTGTCAACGGCGTGGTGATCCCGAACAGCGGCACCCTGCTGCTGAGCAAAGCGCCCTACCGCAATTCCAGCTTCACCGAAGTCAAGGGCGTCGACCTGGACATCAAGCAGCGCCTGCGCCTGGGCGACTGGGGCCGCGCCACCGTCGGCCTGACCTGGAGCCATGTCTCGTCCTGGCTGCGCGCCGAATCGGCCACCACCCAGTACCAGTACGTCGGCACCCACGGCAACTGCGATACCTCGAACTGCGCCGGCACGCCCAAGAACAAGGGCACGCTGAACGGCAGCTGGGATATCGCGGCCTGGAATCTGAGCGCCACGGTGAACTACCGCGACAGCATGAAGAACATCTATTTCCAGGGCGGCCCTTGCGCTTCGCGCCTGGCGAATGGCAATGGGGCGCCCGGCGATTGCCGCATCCCCTCGTTCACCACGCTGGACATGTCGGCGCGCTGGAAATTCGGCAACCAGCTGACCCTGTTCGCATCGGTCAACAACGTGACCGACAAGATCGCCCCGCTCGATCCGCTCACCTATGGCGGCATGAGCTATAACCCGATGGATGCCAGCGGCGCCATCGGCCGCTACTTCAAGGTCGGCGCGCATTACAAATTCTTCTAA